The sequence below is a genomic window from Setaria italica strain Yugu1 chromosome IV, Setaria_italica_v2.0, whole genome shotgun sequence.
CATTGCAAAGAAGAGGAACGAGAGGAGTGGAGTGGTGTTTACCTGCGCAGTCGGAgcccggagccggagaagaCGAACCGCAACGGTGGGGAACCAGGGAGTGAGGCGGATCTGCGAGGGTCGGGGGGAGGAGGCAACTAGGCGAGGAaccgagggaggcggagggccggAGGGGTTAAGGGAGAAGCGGGGTTACGGGGAGGGAGGCAGATGGGtgaccggcgagccggcggcgggcgaggacgccggatctgagaggggaggcggaggagccaccagcaagccggcggtgggcgaggacgccggatctgagagtggaggagcagttacggaggggagggaggtggaggggccaccggcgagccggcggcgggcaaggacggcggcggatctagccgggagggagcggggaggaccggaggaggcgaggaggcgagCGAGAGAGCGAGAGCGACTGAGCGAGGCGGCTCGATGCGGGGGGCCAGGGGAGAGGATCAGAGGAGTAGGGTTTCGGGGCCGGGCGGTCGCGTGCCGGCTTATATACGGCCGTTGGCCGGGCCGAGGCAGGCCTGGCAGGCCTTAACAGGCCGTGCCGGCCGTTGCTAGCCCACAggccaaatgggccaggccgtgccgggccagcccacgtGCTGAGGTagcggcccaggcccggccCGTGATGTaggccgggccggcccggcctgcaAGGCCGTCGTGCTGGGCCGTGTCTGTGCCGGGCCAAAATTTCgtgccgtgggccggcccacgggccacgggccaaatggaaatctatacCTGAGACTGGCTACTCAGTTTCATTTTCACGACCAGGAGATAATCGACCACTCCTGTATCGGATTATGGAACCTAACACAACAGATATAGTACGACTGACCTCTAAATCATATCCAGCTCCAAGAAACAATGAGTACATATTTGCAATGGAAATGGAGCTCATAATGACTTGCTTGTGCCCTCTTTAGCttaccaaaaaaaaacatcgCCAATAATTGCCATTTTCCTCATCACCAGCCAAAACTTAAATGACTTACATTTAAGCAATATAATTTATCATGTTCAGAGCTCATCATTTGTAGTAGTCACGTCACTTGAAACTCAGCATAACGAAAATATTGTTGCCCTGAAACAGGATAATTCTATGTCGTACCAAGCACAAATTGGAATGCTGGTTCACCTAGCTTGTGTATACATCTTGATATATCCTAGTATTGCCCATCTTCTTTCAAGCATCTATACATAAAGGAAATGCATTGCTGAAGAACCAAATCCATCGATCATGATGTGCGCATGCCTGCATCACTCATCACCGAGGGAAGCATGGCCTATGCAGAAAGGCGCAGAAACGCCTACTTTCTGGACTACTTCATGGTCTGCGATGTCAAGTTTGGTTACATTCAACTTGCAGCCTTAATTACGAAATACAAATGTTGGGTAATGGTGATGTTCGGCTCTTCAGTGCTAATGTTTCGacaggatgatgatgatgtcctgTTCTTTCACATGTTTTATTCTAAGGCCCTGTttagaggggtgctaaactttagcacaccattttttagcaccttttagcacttgggctcccaaacaggggtactaaagggggtgtgctaaagtttagcacccccattttctttagcacacccaaggggtgctaaaaggtgctaatagGTGCTAAAAGTGATCCCAAGCTCATTTTTTCCCCTactgcccctctctctctctcctctccactttttcccaagctagtcataaatgagggcaatatagtcatttctcacctaatgtgctaaactttagcactgtatccaaacaaccccaagtgctaaactttagcactccatttgagggtgctaaagtttagcactgtgctaaagtttagcacaaggtttccaaacagggcctaaaccGATTGCACCTCAAAGTTATCTGCTACAGTGCTATATAAACTGCATGCACACTTAGCTATGTTTGGTTGAGCCGTAGCTTTTGGAAAAGTAGCTGTGGGCTATGGAAAAATAGGTGTGAGTTGTGAGCTATGGAAAAGCCGATTGGTGGAACAattgtggcttttggaaaaagtAGTGAGCGGACCCCACGTGTCATTCATAGTCCACCCCACTCAaccttctccctctctcactgatGAGCGGACGTcagtcccttcttcttcctccgctgctccttccctcctccacctcccctgctcccctgctcctcctcctcctcctactcctCCTACTACTACCCGTGCTCACCGCCGCTGGCCCGGAGAGGGTGGGctaggagaggaggaggaggagcgctgCCACCGCtagccgggagaggaggaggagaggctgcAAATGGAAGTGCGGCCAAACAGGTCAGAAGAGGGGAGCCGAGGATGGAGAAGGTCGCTACCAGAGGGAAGCTCCTCACGCCGACAATGGAGGTGCGGCTGGCCAGGCGAGGAGGGGCCGCCGGAGTcgcggggaggggggggggagcgGCTAGGGAGCCACAGGGACGGGCCGCCAGGGAGCTGCCGGGGTTCATAGTGCCGTCGTTGTCCTTTTGTCACGCGGGGTGGGAGGGTGTCGTGGGTGGaagagaagggaaaaaaaaagaagcgaaCCGGTACAATATAATTTTGGAAACTTATCGATTCACAGCGCGCGCAGGTGCTGTGAAAAAAATGAACTACATAAAAGCAACTTTTTTTAAGCGTCTGAGGAAGCTGGTGACTTTGGTTGGATTTTAGCTTTTTTGAAGCCGAAGTACCTACAAAGCCAAACTAAAGGATGCTATTGCTGCCATTCTCAAAATAGGTGAGTAGACGGCGGTGGGGGCAGAAAAAAAACGGCAGATTTCTTCCCAAAACCACCCCGAAGAGAATGTTCGGCTTCTCGAACGTCTTCCACCCTACaacagcgggcggcggcggcggcggcgtgctgccCACCTTCAAGATCTTATATGCAAGGCCGACGAGAACTTGTGCCTCACCGTCCGCGACGGCGACGCTGTCCTCGCCCCCGCCGACTCCAGCGACGATCACCAGCACTGGTATAAAGACAAGCGCTTCGGCAGATTCGTAAAGGATAAGGAGGGAATTAGCCCGCCTTCTCCCTCATCAACAAGGCCACCGGCCTCGCCGTCCAGCACTTCGACGGCCCGTTCCACCCGGTAATTTGCCGCCCGATTCTCTCTCTTTCTGTATGATCGATTCGCCCCTTTGTGTCAATAATGGTTCATTCATCTTCGAGTTCGCCGATGACCTGAGTGAATGATTTCTTCGGGAgattttcaggtgaagttggtGCGGTTCGATTGGGACTCGTTCGACAACACACTGATGTGGACGCTGTCCAGCGACCCGGGCAACGACGGCTTCGGATTCATCCGCACGCTGAACGACGTCTTCCTCAAACTGGCCGTCATTGAGGAAGACAAGGGCCATGGCGCCACCATCAGGCTCTCGGATTCGTGCGACGGCGGCAGCCACCACTGGAAGATCCTGCAATGGTGCGACGAGCCCTATGCCGGCGGCGGGCACGCCGAGCACCCCTTGCAAGGCCGATGAGGGCTTCAGCGTCGCCGTCCGCGACGAGCACCAGCACTGGATCGAGGACACGAGGTCCGGAGACATAATCAAGGACGAGGATGGCTACGCAGCTTTCGCCCTCATCAACAGGGCCACCGGCCATGCCATCAAGAAATCTGATGAAGCCAGGGAAGGCCCTGTAAGCATCTATCCACCCTTTGTCCAATCCTTTTCATCAAAATTTTAAATGTACGGATTATTGCGTTTTGTGTGAGCTGATTGAGAGTATGTCCCTCTCCATGGCCAATATGATATGAAGTACTAGAAGGTCATAGCAGTAGCAGATACTGCTTTTGATTCTTCTATACAAATTAAATTGAATTGATCCTTAACAATCAGGGACAACAGACTCATTGTCTTCCTGAATATTTATAGGATAGGAATTAAAAGTTTTTGCCTTTTTAGGCTGAAATGGTATCAACTGTAAGCAGAAACATCACACAGCAAAGAACAAATTTATGATAATAGCATTATTCGTCAGTATATATCCTTGAGGCGAGTTCACAATGCAGACATGTTAGGATTGCCACTCCTTAATACTGCAGTCTAATAACCTGTTAACTGTGAGAAGGAGAAAAtaagatgaaaataaaattataaagaCTTTGGTAATATACCTAACATCAAATTAAAAAGAACTAAGCTTGCATACACATCAGTGCATAGCCATTTTTTATGCAAGTCAACTTTGGCATTGGCTAATTATTCTGCCACTAGTACAGAAGTCTTGATTCTGACGCAATTGTTCTCATAGGAATAGTCAAGCCATCTCAAGAACCATTTGTAAAGTATTCTCGATACATAAATGCCTCCAAGCACCAATTAGTGATATTCTGCTCCTACGTTATAGGAAGAGGGGCCTCTTTCAAACACATGTGTAATTCTGCTTCCACTTGTGAAACTGAAACAGTTGGttatgaagaattgaagatAACTGTTGATTGAATATATATGTTCGAAACTTCACCTTCTCCTTGGCCCTAGGCAGCAGCACTTGTTCTTTCTGATATAGCCGCACTCTGCATGGTAGTGCAAAAGGTATAGGAGAACCTTGGATTACTTGGATCTTTACATTGTAGCGCAAAAGGTATAGGAGTCTTGTAGGGAGGTGTGAGAGTAAATACTTGGATCGTTACATTGTTGTGCAAAAGGTATAGGAGTCTTGTGGCTAGAGTGGGAGGTGTGAGAGTAAATAGGTTTTCACCTTCCAGTTCCTTCTTGCCCTTTATTGGTTCACTGCCTCTCCTGATATAGAGATGATTGTGTGACACCCAAACAATTAGTTAGATTGGATCCAATCTAATCACTTCTTCATACTTGTAGCTATACTAAAGAGAAATCTTTCCCAATTACATAGCTAACATGATTGGCAAGCCTTACATGCTATGGACATGGGCATGCTGCTTCAAAGTGCACCCGGTGCAAGTATATAAGCCATTTTCTGATGCACCTCTTCCTCAAACTGCGAGCTGAAAATTCCGTAAGCAGGCTGGTGGAGGCCATGATTCAATATAGAAAGATCCCATGTCAATGATAGATTGCACTTCAGCCTACATCTCTTTGCTTTGGGTATGGGTATCCAAGATAAATTTTGGCAATGATGGCCTTGAAGGTTGGTGCGTTAGTTTGTAGAGATGCTGTGGTGGACGTGGGTGAAGAGGTTCTTGAGTTAAAGCCAATCCCTATTGATATCATTGCTATTCATGTGATGGTGGTAGCACAGTTGTTAGTGTGTTATTGGCGTCCATTGTGGATGATGGAGTACCATGCCTTTTCCAGAGAGGTTTTTGGACCTTGGACATGAAGAAACAGGGCGTGGTGAACATGTAGCGCTACTGTTGGTGTGCCCTTCATTCTTGATGTCCATGTGTAGTGGCATAAACTCCAATCCAAAATTTCCTAATCTCCTCTCTTCTATATATAATATGAATAGGATGGTGACTAGACTGCCATTTCTTTTTATTACCGGTCAAATTTCACAAAGTTTAATTTTGGGCAGAAAGTATTAGTTGCTTGTAACATAGCCACATAGGTAATGCCAGACATCAACTCAGTGATGTCATATAGCACTATTTTACCTATCACGAACCTCCTTTGCAAACATCCAGTTCAGTTGGAGAAGCAGTAAATTTCCTGAAATCTAATCCTTTCTTGGATTGTAATCTCACTTAAGTTCTTTCCTTTCTCATTCACCTCTTCTGTTTGTTTTTAGCTtgtcatttttccttcttttggtCCCTTATGGCCCTTTTGTACATATTTGTTTGCTCTTTTTATATGCAAAAGAAATCCCACAGTAGGGATCTCCAAAAAAGCAGTAAACAACTTTTCACACAGCTCCAAATGTGCAAAGATTTCTTTGTATTGTAACACAATGCAACATTAGGCAGCTTTtgctcaaaaagaaaaaaaaaggagaggatAAGTTGTACAGTCAAGATTCAAGAGTCAACCTTATGCAGTGTAACACAGCTTGACTTTGCGGATTAGCAAAGCACTTCACTACGTTCTGTTTTACTTGAGGTAGATCTAGAATATCCATATCAAGGATTTCGAGGTGGTGCAGCATCATATAGCTTAGGGGTATGCCTGGGCACCCCCTGTAGACAACACCTAGGTGTTGTGGTGTAATTAAAACCTTGTGGCACCAGAGTTAGGCCTAAGTGATGCCTCATAGACCATGATCCATATTGATTTAGGTATGGTAACTAATGGGCACTTGTGAATAAGAACTATTATTGCAAGCTCTTTCCTTGCAACTTCTTGGTAGATCCATTCCCATATAACATAGTCTCTGTCCCAAATACCTCCCATGGCCCCATGGGCCTCCCTTTGAAAATTTCCTACAGGGCCTCCCCTTGTGAAGGGAAATTGCCATCCACTCTATTTTTGAAAGACTTGTTTGTAACTTAATTTACTTTTCTTTTCAGCCCCAGTCGTCCGCTCCtccattttctttcctttcaatGACCTTGATGCATATAATACTCTTTAATGCAAATCAGAGGTGTGCCTTATGAACCATATTTTGTTCAACAAAACTGACCAGGATTTTGTTTTGGCTTTATTTCTTGTTTCTTAGGTAATGCTTGTTCCATATGACCTGCACCACCTAGACAAGTCAGTGTTGTGGTCGAAGAGTGGTGACATGATGCATGACTTCCATTACATCCGCATGGTCGATAGCATCTGCCTCAACTTGGACATCTGTGACGAAGGCCGCCACGACAAATACCACAAAGGGGTGCAAGATGGCACCAAGGTCATGCTCTCTTATTGGTGCGACGAGGGTGTGTAACACCCCTGGTGTTAATTAGGGTCATTAACATTTAAATTAAACAAATAAATGTATCTAATAGTTTTTGTTAGCTTGTGAGGCTATGATTTATCTTTTAAAATATGATTGTTAAGGTgtttatgttatttttttatagctaaaaataaattaaaaaggAGATAGGAAATTATGCTCAAAGGTAGTTAGAGATGCTAAACAAATCAATTTGAACCAGGGTTAGGTTTGAATGCTAAATCAAATTCGAATTTCACTTTTGGGACCCTCCCTGGTTGAAAACTCTGTATTGGTTTACTCCAATTTAGTCACCTTTGGCTGATAATTAAGAATTGTTTTTACTAAATACTAAACTTTCGAGCATTGCAAAACTTGTAGCCTCTCCTATCTAGTTTCACCTGGTTATGATCTGGATAGGTGAAAACAAAGTTTAAATGCTCAAAATACTGGTCAAACCTTGAGCAAACTGCTGTTTTAACCTCATCCTGAAAATGCCCGAGTCATTGATTGTTGGCTGAAATCATAAGTTTAGGAGCTGCTAACTCCTGTTTTACTTAAAAACATAACCAAGAATTGGTGCAAAATGGATTGTCCTATGTTTGGAGTTTGCATGCACAGGGTTGTTGCCCAGTTTGGAAAACGTTTTGGCTTTCAAAAATCGAACCAAAGTCAGCCCTGTGCAACAAAATGTACAAAAACTGGAACTCTGAATTTTGACTCGCGAGTTTGTTTTTGGCCAAACTTTGGGGGTCTGTAGCTTTCAAACCGTAGCAAATCTCGTCACAAGTTGAATACAAGAACTGTTAGTCTACTTTTCCTCTCCAACTTTTGTATTGGTCGATCGATGTTTTGCTATACGAATGTTGAGAAAATCGAGCCTGAAGTCGCTGATGTTGGGTGGCCGATTCTGAACTGAACAGTTCACATTTCACGACGACGCCGTGTCTGCCATCAGAATGTTGCCGTCACACGCCGACGACTGCGCCTGCACGCGGCCCCCTCGCAGTCAACCCGCGGGACAACTTGTCGTATCATGCCCATGCCGCGGCCATCCCTCACGCCATGCCGCTGACATTCGCGCCAGCACTGCCTCGCCCGTGCTCGCTCGTCCTCAGCCGTCCTTGCATCGTCCGTGCTCTACTGCTCGCCGTCTCCTGCCATTACTCGGCGCGCCCAACCATCACTCGGCCGGCCTTATCCTCTCCAAACCAGCTGGCTCCCTTTCTCCCTTTCTCAGTCTTCTTCCTCTAGCCCAAGAAAACTGAATAGAGCAAGCTCCATCTGCCGGCCAAAATCCCCGAGCTCCACCCCACCATTCTCAAATCGCCGCTGCCTGCACCTGCCTCACCTTCCCAGCTTCCTTCCCCACCACTTTTTTTCCCACCGCCATGATTCCAGGCATCAACGATTGAAAATCCCGTGCCCACTCGAGCCGCCAACCCGCCATGGCTGCCCTCCCGTGGAGCCCCTGCCTCTGGCCACTGTCTTGGCAAACCGACTGCGCAAATCGAACTTCGGTGATTCCCTGGTGCTCGTGCTCTGCATGCCGCCGGGCGTGCGCCGCTGCCAATCGCGGGTAGAGCTAAGGTTCGGGTTTTGAGGAAAAGAACAAGGGGAGCGGGTGCGCCTAGACTTAGGGAGACTCTTGGGGTAGTCATTGAGGTGCGCGGTGCGGCCGCCGGGCCGGCagttcctcgccgccgccgcccactgtGGGCACTCGGGTGCCTAAGGTtgaagaaggagaggagggcACGGGTGTGAAGGAAATAGAAGCTTAGGGGGTTATTGGTAAAAGGTTAGGGTTTAAGTGTTAGGTGGGAAACTTTGAAGGGGCCTAAGCGCTATATCCAAGGGCGGTTTTGTAAAGGGTAGGGTAGATCTGCTGGTAAAGTTGACGTAGCTGCAAAAGTAGTTCTTCTTTTTCGTCCTTAGTCCAGTTAAAAGGGCTGAAACTTGTGAAATCCTTacaaaattgtagaaaaatgagaCAAATGCAAACTAAATTTTTTGGTTTCTTCTACCTATTAAAAATACTTGCTCCTGCAAAATATGTGCTTCTATTGCTCattaaaatgcatgttgtttgaCCTCCTTAATTTAGAATAAATAGCTCCGTACTCCTAAAATCCTAATAAATTCATATAATCTACCTTATTGTTGAAAACTATTCTGGAAAGTTTGTAGCACTGAATTGctgatagaactctagttataatTCATTCTTCATATCAGCAGATTTACAATGcttgatttttaataaattctgtAGTAGCCCAATCAAGCTAAAATCTTTACAGTAAATTGTTTGTGTGATGAGAGAGCTCCTGTAAATGATTAATGTTTATATAACAGCAAATGTTTCCTTAGCAATTATTCTTTCTGTAAGCTAGTATTTGATTAAAAATacttgcaattatttttatactCTTTATCGGTAGCATATTCATCCCTAAAAAGGCTGCTAGCAAAATATTTATGGTTACTTGCATAGATCATTTGTTTAGTCTCTGGCATGTTGTCACCACAGTTCCATTCAGGAACATGTGTTACTTAGATCTTGCCACTATCATGGCATGCTAATCACTTTTTAGGACCTGATATTCATACCATGCTGCAAACCAAGTTACTGAAATTTCGAGAGTTGTATGTTTCACGGGAAAACTCTAGTAGTTCTTTTTATATCAATCATACTTATGTGTAGATAACAATGTGTTTCTATGCTCTACTTGGAACTTTTAATCatgtatgattgagttgctgcacTCTTTAAACCGGATGTTAGGCATGTGTTATCATctttcaatcaactcatatATATGCATTGTCGTGTAGATAACCCACTAGCCGACGGTTTGTACGATTTGATCGCCGCGCTGAGAGTGAGCAGCTCGAAGCTTCTCAAGTTGAAGCGCCACAAGACCTGAACCAAAGTttagaagagcccaaggctagttTGGAAGGCAAGCACCAGAGCATGATCACTGatttcaaaactatgcaatATTCTTACTTAAgtaattttatgcatttaagtTCCTAGGTGTTGAATGAAACCATAGTTGCATGATCCTTAGGAATTCTAAGTCAAATAATAGTATGTGTAGGTCTTTAGAAAGgccatgcttaattaagaacTCGCGAGATATAGGCTCCTTTACTAGTTATGGTTAAATATGAAATGAATGGTACACATGAGAAAAGTTGGAGACCGGGCGGAGATAGAAATTAGGATATTATTGTTGGTTGCGCTCCGCCTGTGTCGATTAAGGCCCGTCTGTTGTGGCCCTGTTGATCGAGTTTGAATTGTACTATTCACATGCCGGTAAAGTCTAGTACCTTATTGCACAATTGTAGATTGAGTTGGTCCTAATTTCTATCCTTGTGCTAGTCAGTAACTCATGTCTAGCCTGGGGAGGTACCGGTAGGGATTAGTACTCAAGGATCGCAGGGGTTCTCAAATACTATCACTCTCTAAGGGAACCGTTTGCCATATGCGGCTTGACGGTGCATGCATATGCCGTGTGTATAgatccaccttgcaaggttaataattcaaatcgattcgttGTCGCTCTCGGTTAAGAAAACCTTGATCACTGCGTTACGGTAAGTAGTGGAATGGAACGAAATATGAATGATGATGAAGTTATTGTCTAATCAATTATTTTTCTACACTAAAAAGTTTTTGACAACTTGCTGACTTAGAATGGTTAAGTTCAACTTTAaattggatgctaaaacttgaaagtaaggatccactcttagttgctttttggcaaaataaactgtcggtgtttagacccatcaacctaccgaggggtatcccgaggtagtagattgattagtgggggatcgtcggacctggaacttgaaggtaaaaagCAAGGACGCAAgatagatttatacaggttcgggccgctagagtagcgtaataccctacgtcctgtttggggtgttgtatattgcgtcctgtgcttgggtgttgtttggtattgaggatatggtcctctgttgtggttctatgaggtcttggcctaccgatctagggacccctgccctcctttatatactccagggggcaagATTACTGATTGGTTAcaaggagttctagtaggattacagggtatGAGTGCTAGTAAGATTACaagggaattctagtaggagtctgtcttcttccttccttgcgggtactggggatctatccccgacaagacCCCGAGCACTTTATAGTCGAATGCAGcggtcttcgagtacttttcagatccttgccgagtagtttagtgcttctcgaGAATTTTATCTTGCTGAAtattcaaagttcctcaaagctgccatgaggctatggtgtgatCAAGCCCTTGAttatcttgattttgtaatcttcatttttgaaatgtgatatggagggcggggaaagtcgcactccatatgaagtagcccctgagccttaggttgaatcgaagaatcaggctgagggtcaataaaatcttgaatcttctttcttcgtcttgaaaaaaatcaattgttgggtgtagcttatcagcccccgagccttggaatgattaaataatcaattcaagggtcTAGCGAACTTTAGTCTTCCACATCTGAGTAGTtgtgcggcgtccagcccccaagcttatgcgccaggtaagCCATAGGAGCTACGTGGAGTAGTtatttggtgcttagcccccgagcttagaAGTTAGCTTAGCCATTGGaaatattccgagtagtaattggtgcgtagccccccaagcctgggagctagcggagccactggaggtacgctgagcttCTTAGAAAATTGTCACTGAAGCTTGACCTACAAAAATACATTATGTAACATTTTTGTAGAATTTTAAAGATACTATCGAAATTTATTCAGTaatgaatgtaaatgttgtgtgctATGCTCTTATTTTAGTCGTATTTCTCTCGAacagttagcctattacgttttagctattgccactgcgtgtgagatctttgtctcatgtaTGCGTACTGGCACTACTGCTACGTgtctgagatctttgtctcgtgcacgtgtcctagcgtttaggcatgatagaagatccgaggctttcacggATTGAGGCGTGTTCTACTCAAGGAGattagcaaccgttaagagaagacatttaaaataagtagtcggcaatgCGATAAAAAGACTGCGCGATTGcacgtaaagtagtcattgacacttttctgcctttttatCGAGGAGAGCGCATGTTGCCGTGCAAaggatttgtgcctcactaGGG
It includes:
- the LOC101785385 gene encoding ricin B-like lectin R40C1, whose amino-acid sequence is MAPPSGSRIRATAAATTGRSCNGATSPMPAAGTPSTPCKADEGFSVAVRDEHQHWIEDTRSGDIIKDEDGYAAFALINRATGHAIKKSDEAREGPVMLVPYDLHHLDKSVLWSKSGDMMHDFHYIRMVDSICLNLDICDEGRHDKYHKGVQDGTKVMLSYWCDEGV